One window of the Desulfobaculum xiamenense genome contains the following:
- the selD gene encoding selenide, water dikinase SelD, with the protein MAGKRLIESVRAAGUAAKIAPGDLEQVLSALELRPDDRLLVGTGDNEDAAVLRFPQGKALVQTVDFLTPIVNDPYRFGRIAAANALSDVYAMGGEPWSAMNIVCFPMRTMAADVLSEALRGGYDAILEAGAVLAGGHSVEDEEFKYGLSVSGIIDPDHIATNRGLRSGDVLLLTKPLGTGVLATAVKGRWENSDELEETLFTWAARLNRAGGEAIRRFGLLGATDVTGFGLGGHVLEMARASKVAVELWPQRAPFLPGALELAGMGLIPAGSFANRQFCSSVVSVADGLDAVKVDLVFDAQTSGGLVLSVPEDRVDEVSRFLTERGDLAAPVGRVLAREDGGPILTLR; encoded by the coding sequence ATGGCCGGGAAGAGGCTGATCGAAAGCGTTCGCGCAGCGGGTTGAGCCGCCAAGATTGCTCCGGGGGACCTGGAGCAGGTACTGTCGGCTCTTGAGCTGCGACCGGACGACCGATTGCTGGTCGGGACGGGTGACAACGAGGATGCGGCTGTGCTGCGCTTCCCGCAGGGGAAAGCGCTGGTGCAGACCGTGGACTTCCTCACGCCCATCGTCAACGATCCCTACCGCTTCGGGCGCATCGCCGCGGCCAATGCCCTGTCCGACGTCTACGCCATGGGTGGCGAGCCGTGGTCGGCCATGAACATCGTGTGCTTTCCCATGCGCACCATGGCTGCCGACGTGTTGAGCGAGGCGCTGCGCGGCGGGTATGACGCCATTCTCGAAGCCGGGGCCGTGCTCGCTGGCGGTCATAGTGTCGAGGATGAGGAATTCAAGTACGGCCTGTCCGTGTCGGGCATTATCGACCCCGACCATATCGCTACCAACCGGGGGCTTCGGTCCGGGGACGTTTTGCTGTTGACCAAGCCGCTCGGCACGGGCGTGTTGGCCACGGCGGTCAAGGGCCGCTGGGAGAACAGCGACGAGCTGGAGGAGACCCTGTTCACGTGGGCGGCGCGGCTCAACCGTGCGGGTGGCGAGGCCATCCGGCGCTTCGGCCTGCTCGGAGCCACGGACGTCACGGGCTTCGGCCTTGGCGGACATGTGCTGGAAATGGCCCGCGCATCGAAGGTTGCGGTGGAGCTGTGGCCACAGCGTGCGCCGTTCCTGCCCGGTGCGTTGGAGCTTGCTGGCATGGGCCTCATTCCCGCCGGCAGTTTTGCCAATCGGCAGTTCTGTTCGAGCGTGGTGTCCGTTGCCGATGGGCTTGATGCCGTGAAGGTCGATCTGGTCTTCGACGCGCAGACCTCGGGCGGTCTCGTGCTGTCCGTCCCCGAGGACCGTGTGGACGAGGTGTCGCGCTTCCTCACCGAACGTGGCGACCTTGCCGCGCCGGTGGGTCGGGTGCTTGCGCGTGAGGACGGCGGGCCGATCCTGACGCTTCGTTGA